A part of Melittangium boletus DSM 14713 genomic DNA contains:
- a CDS encoding S1 family peptidase — protein MTRKLNALSTLTALFTGVASLSALASPAPQPLSVPDASPEMLSAMQRDLGLTPEQSLRRMAVEALAAHTEKRLAAQLGDTFAGAWMNEEGTQLIVAITDEANAPQVLREGAQPKLVARSLAQLERMRTALDRNASRSPRGIYAWSADITTNSVVVTAADEALAKAFITDSGLNAEDVRVEISREEYRPLYDIRGGDAYYPGNARCSIGFAVNGGFVTAGHCGGVGTNTTGSGVAQGTVRGSTFPGKDQGWVQTNGSWVAQPWVNNYAGGVANVAGSNDASVGSSVCRSGSTTGWRCGTIQARNATINYANGPVYGAVQTNACAEGGDSGGSWLSGDQAQGVTSGGSGNCSTGGTTFFFPVNPILQEYGLTLRTSGGGGGRAVRSRLNNKCIDIPNSNTNDGTQLQMWDCNGTGAQSWTWYSDGSLRALGKCMDVAWGSVDAGAIIQLVSCNGNPAQRFVLSGAGDLVNPQSNKCVDIVDHNTNSGAKLIQWHCTGSANQKWYQ, from the coding sequence ATGACTCGCAAGCTCAACGCGCTCTCCACCCTGACGGCGTTGTTCACGGGTGTGGCCAGTCTGTCCGCGCTGGCGTCTCCCGCTCCGCAGCCCCTGTCCGTGCCGGATGCCTCGCCGGAGATGCTGTCCGCGATGCAGCGTGACCTGGGCCTCACCCCGGAGCAGTCGCTGCGCCGGATGGCCGTGGAGGCGCTGGCGGCGCACACGGAGAAGCGGCTGGCGGCGCAGCTGGGTGACACGTTCGCTGGCGCGTGGATGAACGAGGAGGGCACCCAGCTCATCGTCGCCATCACGGACGAGGCGAACGCTCCCCAGGTGCTGCGCGAGGGCGCCCAGCCCAAGCTCGTGGCCCGGAGCCTGGCCCAGCTGGAGCGGATGCGCACCGCGCTGGATCGGAACGCCTCGCGCTCTCCCCGGGGCATCTACGCCTGGTCCGCCGACATCACCACCAACAGCGTGGTGGTGACGGCCGCGGACGAGGCGCTCGCCAAGGCGTTCATCACCGACAGCGGCTTGAACGCCGAGGACGTCCGGGTGGAGATCTCCCGCGAGGAGTACCGCCCCCTGTATGACATTCGCGGCGGTGACGCGTACTACCCGGGCAATGCGCGCTGCTCGATTGGCTTCGCCGTGAACGGGGGCTTCGTGACGGCGGGCCACTGTGGCGGCGTGGGCACCAACACCACGGGCAGCGGCGTGGCGCAGGGCACGGTGCGCGGCTCCACCTTCCCCGGCAAGGATCAGGGCTGGGTCCAGACGAACGGCTCCTGGGTGGCCCAGCCGTGGGTCAACAACTACGCGGGCGGCGTCGCCAACGTCGCCGGTTCCAACGACGCCTCGGTGGGCAGCAGCGTCTGTCGTTCGGGCTCCACCACGGGGTGGCGCTGCGGCACCATCCAGGCTCGGAACGCGACCATCAATTACGCCAACGGGCCGGTGTATGGCGCCGTCCAGACCAATGCCTGCGCCGAGGGCGGTGACTCCGGTGGCTCGTGGCTCTCCGGCGACCAGGCCCAGGGCGTGACCTCGGGTGGCTCGGGCAACTGCTCCACGGGTGGCACCACCTTCTTCTTCCCCGTCAACCCCATCCTGCAGGAGTACGGCCTGACCCTGCGGACCTCGGGCGGTGGCGGCGGCAGGGCCGTCCGGTCGCGGCTGAACAACAAGTGCATCGACATCCCGAACTCGAACACGAACGACGGCACGCAGCTGCAGATGTGGGACTGCAACGGCACGGGCGCGCAGAGCTGGACGTGGTACTCGGACGGCTCGCTGCGCGCGCTGGGCAAGTGCATGGACGTGGCGTGGGGCTCGGTGGACGCGGGCGCCATCATCCAGCTGGTGTCCTGCAACGGTAACCCGGCCCAGCGGTTCGTGCTCAGCGGTGCGGGCGACCTGGTCAATCCCCAGTCCAACAAGTGCGTGGACATCGTGGACCACAACACCAACAGCGGCGCCAAGCTCATCCAGTGGCACTGCACCGGCAGCGCCAACCAGAAGTGGTACCAGTAG
- a CDS encoding glutathione S-transferase family protein: MKVYGHPMSTCTRKVLTTLAEKNHVAEFVMVDITKGHQKSPEYLAKHPFGVIPFLEDDGFSMYESRAIIRYLDARLPGPKLTPSDSPSLGRMEQWISVEQSNFSPHCMAIVFETVFRREGRPDQAKVEKGRDGCARALDVVDRALSTQGYLAGDLFSLADICWLPYLQYLVSTPQGGLIAERPHVASWWKRISGRPAWQHVNG, translated from the coding sequence ATGAAGGTCTACGGTCATCCGATGAGCACCTGCACGCGCAAGGTGCTCACCACGCTCGCGGAGAAGAACCACGTGGCCGAATTCGTGATGGTGGACATCACGAAGGGCCACCAGAAGTCCCCCGAGTACCTGGCGAAGCATCCCTTCGGTGTCATCCCCTTCCTGGAGGATGACGGCTTCTCCATGTACGAGTCGCGCGCCATCATCCGCTACCTCGACGCGCGGCTGCCGGGGCCCAAGCTCACCCCGAGCGACTCCCCGTCCCTGGGCCGGATGGAGCAGTGGATCAGCGTCGAGCAGTCCAACTTCTCGCCGCACTGCATGGCCATCGTCTTCGAGACGGTCTTCAGGCGCGAGGGCAGGCCGGACCAAGCCAAGGTGGAAAAGGGCCGTGACGGATGTGCCCGCGCCCTCGATGTCGTCGACCGGGCGCTGAGCACCCAGGGCTACCTCGCGGGAGACCTCTTCTCGCTCGCGGACATCTGCTGGCTGCCCTACCTGCAATACCTCGTCTCCACTCCCCAGGGCGGCCTCATCGCCGAACGTCCCCACGTGGCGTCGTGGTGGAAGCGCATCAGCGGCCGCCCCGCGTGGCAGCACGTGAACGGCTAG
- the gltB gene encoding glutamate synthase large subunit: MSDRGPGRYGLYEPDTERDACGVGFVAHIRGEKSRGIVEDALELLNRLSHRAAAGKDPDTGDGAGILMQLPHRFFERERLGFALPPRHQYAVGMVFLPADNEARIACEAALEQVTADEGQRVLGWRDVPVEPSHLGKLASEAAPVIRQFFVARRRVVPSAFERKLFRIRKLAERRIRERALDPEGQFHVASFSAETLIYKGLLLPRQLPRFYADLQHPECVSALALVHSRFSTNTFPTWELAQPFRYIAHNGEINTLHGNRNWMNARRGLLQSAKFGGSLEPLFPIIVPGKSDSAQFDNMVELLFLGGRPLPHAMMMMIPEAWEGHTLMSDERRAFYEYSSALLEPWDGPAAIAFTDGQLIGATLDRNGLRPARYLVTEDDRIILASETGVIDVPASQVRRKGRLTPGRMLLVDTLEGRILEDEEVKRDITTRWPYRRWLEHNVSTLDDLPTEPAPQRPGDEELWRLQRAFGYTDEDLRLLLTPMAESGKEPVGSMGTDTPLAVLSEQAPTLFNYFHQLFAQVTNPPIDPIRESLVMTLATGLGPEGNTFEETPEQCHRLSLPGPILTNGQLATLAAIRNDGIFEPHRLSLVYPVHGGASALTDAVERLCTAAVEAVDAGVSVLVLSDRGVDAAHAAIPALLALSAVHQRLVRDGIRMYTGLVLETAEAREVHHFACLFGYGVSAVNPYLALDTLSALADAGELPVSADKAQANFVHAVEEGLLKVMSKMGISTLQSYRGAQLFEIVGLERSLVERHFTGTPSRVEGVGLVELGREVSERHARGFGPTTEHEVEQLTVGGYYQWRRRGETHKWNPATIAKLQQAARTHDAALFAEYSRLADDESRAHCNLRGLLEVIPDLTPVPLEEVEPAEAIVRRFVTGAMSFGSISAEAHETLAIAMNRIGGRSNSGEGGEEPRRYVPDDNGDLRKSAIKQVASARFGVTTEYLVNAAELQIKVAQGAKPGEGGQLPGAKVDERIAKVRWSTPGVTLISPPPHHDIYSIEDLAQLIYDLQSVNPTARVSVKLVSEVGVGTVAAGVAKAGAGGVVISGYEGGTGASPLSSLKHAGLPWELGLAEAQQVLVHNGLRGRVRLQVDGGLRTAQDVLVATLLGAEEFGMATASLIALGCIMLRKCHLNTCSVGIATQDAGLRERFHGKPEHVVNFFHLVAEDLRRKMAAMGARKLDELVGRVELLRQIPSVSHWKAKRVDLSGLLSPSRAPESEARRCETSQVKDVSDHLDHELIQLARSTLDGGPPTLLVRPVSNTHRAVGAMLSGDLVRRHGSQGLPDGRLRIRLRGSAGQSFGAFLASGVTLELEGDSNDYLGKGLSGGRVIVYPPQDSRFVPEENVLVGNTVLYGATAGEVYLRGLAGERFAVRNSGAQAVVEGVGDHGCEYMTGGVVVVLGPTGRNFAAGMSGGLAFVLDRDRSFRGRCNLEMVELESLVDESELWLVHGMIERHLHHTGSTLARRVLDNWELMVPQFVKVMPTDYKRVLQARRAARRPPPAQPPRLHVVGGE; encoded by the coding sequence ATGTCGGACCGAGGCCCGGGCCGTTATGGACTTTACGAGCCGGACACCGAGCGCGATGCGTGTGGCGTGGGTTTCGTGGCCCACATTCGTGGGGAGAAATCACGCGGCATCGTCGAAGACGCCCTGGAACTCCTCAACCGGTTGAGTCATCGGGCCGCCGCGGGCAAGGATCCCGATACGGGAGACGGCGCCGGCATCCTGATGCAACTGCCGCATCGCTTCTTCGAGCGGGAGCGTCTGGGCTTCGCCCTGCCTCCGCGCCACCAGTACGCCGTGGGCATGGTCTTCCTGCCCGCGGACAACGAGGCGCGCATCGCCTGCGAGGCCGCCCTGGAGCAGGTGACCGCCGACGAGGGGCAGCGCGTGCTGGGCTGGCGCGACGTGCCCGTGGAGCCCTCGCACCTGGGCAAGCTGGCGAGCGAGGCCGCCCCCGTCATCCGGCAGTTCTTCGTGGCCCGGCGCCGCGTGGTGCCCAGCGCCTTCGAGCGCAAGCTGTTCCGCATCCGCAAGCTGGCCGAGCGGCGCATCCGGGAGCGCGCGTTGGACCCGGAGGGCCAGTTCCACGTGGCCAGCTTCTCCGCGGAGACCCTCATCTATAAGGGCCTGCTGCTGCCCCGGCAGCTCCCGCGCTTCTACGCGGACCTCCAACACCCGGAGTGCGTGAGCGCCCTGGCCTTGGTGCACTCGCGCTTCTCCACCAACACCTTCCCCACGTGGGAACTGGCGCAGCCCTTCCGCTACATCGCCCACAACGGCGAAATCAACACGCTGCACGGCAACCGCAACTGGATGAACGCCCGGCGCGGGCTGCTGCAGTCGGCCAAGTTCGGCGGCAGCCTGGAGCCGCTCTTCCCCATCATCGTCCCGGGCAAGAGCGATTCGGCCCAGTTCGACAACATGGTGGAGCTGCTGTTCCTGGGCGGCCGGCCGCTGCCCCACGCCATGATGATGATGATCCCCGAGGCGTGGGAGGGCCACACGCTGATGAGCGATGAGCGGCGTGCCTTCTACGAGTACTCCAGCGCCCTGCTGGAGCCGTGGGACGGCCCCGCCGCCATCGCCTTCACCGACGGGCAGCTCATCGGCGCCACGCTGGACCGCAACGGTCTGCGCCCCGCGCGCTACCTCGTCACCGAGGACGACCGCATCATCCTCGCCTCGGAAACGGGCGTCATCGACGTGCCCGCCTCCCAGGTGCGCCGCAAGGGCCGCCTCACCCCGGGCCGCATGCTGCTCGTGGACACGCTCGAGGGCCGCATCCTCGAGGACGAGGAGGTCAAACGCGACATCACCACGCGCTGGCCCTACCGCCGGTGGCTCGAGCACAACGTCTCCACCCTGGATGACCTGCCCACCGAGCCCGCCCCCCAGCGGCCCGGCGACGAGGAGCTGTGGCGGTTGCAGCGCGCCTTCGGCTACACGGACGAGGACCTGCGCCTGCTGCTCACGCCCATGGCGGAGAGCGGCAAGGAGCCCGTGGGCTCCATGGGCACGGATACGCCGCTCGCGGTGCTCAGCGAGCAGGCGCCCACGCTCTTCAACTACTTCCACCAGCTCTTCGCCCAGGTGACCAACCCGCCCATCGACCCCATCCGCGAGTCGCTGGTGATGACGCTCGCCACGGGCCTGGGCCCCGAGGGCAACACCTTCGAGGAGACGCCGGAGCAGTGCCACCGGTTGTCCCTGCCGGGCCCCATACTCACCAACGGGCAGCTGGCCACCCTGGCCGCCATCCGCAACGACGGCATCTTCGAGCCGCACCGCTTGAGCCTCGTCTACCCGGTGCATGGCGGGGCCTCGGCTCTGACCGACGCGGTGGAGCGGTTGTGTACCGCGGCCGTGGAGGCGGTGGACGCGGGCGTGAGCGTGCTCGTGCTCAGCGACCGGGGCGTGGACGCGGCCCATGCGGCCATCCCCGCGCTGCTCGCCCTGTCGGCCGTGCACCAGCGGCTCGTGCGCGACGGCATCCGCATGTACACGGGCCTCGTGCTGGAGACGGCCGAGGCGCGCGAGGTGCACCACTTCGCGTGCCTCTTTGGCTACGGCGTCTCCGCGGTCAATCCGTACCTGGCCCTGGATACGCTCAGCGCCCTGGCGGACGCGGGCGAGCTGCCGGTGAGCGCGGACAAGGCCCAGGCCAACTTCGTGCACGCCGTGGAGGAGGGGCTGCTCAAGGTGATGTCCAAGATGGGCATCTCCACGCTCCAGTCGTACCGCGGCGCGCAGCTCTTCGAGATCGTGGGCCTGGAGCGCTCCCTGGTGGAGCGGCACTTCACCGGGACGCCCTCGCGCGTGGAGGGCGTGGGTCTGGTGGAGCTGGGCCGCGAGGTGTCCGAGCGCCACGCGCGGGGCTTCGGCCCGACGACCGAGCACGAGGTGGAGCAGCTCACCGTGGGCGGCTACTACCAGTGGCGCCGCCGGGGCGAGACGCACAAGTGGAACCCGGCCACCATCGCCAAGCTGCAGCAGGCGGCGCGCACCCACGACGCCGCCCTCTTCGCCGAGTACTCCCGGCTGGCGGACGACGAGTCGCGCGCGCACTGCAACCTGCGCGGCCTCCTGGAGGTCATCCCGGACCTCACGCCGGTGCCCCTGGAGGAGGTGGAGCCCGCGGAGGCCATCGTGCGGCGCTTCGTCACGGGCGCCATGTCCTTTGGCTCCATCAGCGCCGAGGCCCATGAGACGCTCGCCATCGCGATGAACCGCATCGGCGGGCGCTCCAACAGTGGCGAGGGCGGCGAGGAGCCGCGCCGCTACGTCCCGGACGACAACGGCGACCTGCGCAAGAGCGCCATCAAGCAGGTGGCGAGCGCCCGTTTCGGCGTCACCACCGAGTACCTGGTCAACGCCGCCGAATTGCAAATCAAGGTGGCCCAGGGCGCCAAGCCGGGCGAGGGCGGACAGCTGCCGGGTGCCAAGGTGGATGAGCGCATCGCCAAGGTGCGCTGGAGCACGCCCGGGGTGACGCTCATCTCCCCGCCGCCGCACCACGACATCTACTCCATCGAGGACCTGGCGCAGCTCATCTACGACTTGCAGTCGGTGAACCCCACGGCGCGCGTGAGCGTGAAGCTCGTGAGCGAGGTGGGCGTGGGCACCGTGGCCGCGGGCGTGGCCAAGGCCGGCGCGGGCGGCGTGGTCATCTCCGGCTACGAGGGCGGCACGGGCGCCTCGCCCCTGTCCAGCCTCAAGCACGCGGGCCTGCCCTGGGAGCTGGGGCTGGCCGAGGCGCAGCAGGTGCTCGTGCACAACGGCCTGCGCGGCCGCGTCCGCTTGCAGGTGGACGGCGGCCTGCGCACCGCCCAGGACGTGCTCGTCGCCACGCTCCTGGGGGCCGAGGAGTTCGGCATGGCCACCGCGAGCCTCATCGCGCTCGGCTGCATCATGCTGCGCAAGTGCCACCTCAACACCTGCTCGGTGGGCATCGCCACGCAGGACGCGGGGCTGCGCGAGCGCTTCCACGGCAAGCCCGAGCACGTGGTGAACTTCTTCCACCTGGTGGCCGAGGACCTGCGCCGCAAGATGGCCGCCATGGGCGCGCGCAAGCTGGACGAGCTGGTGGGCCGGGTGGAGCTGCTGCGGCAGATTCCCTCCGTGAGCCACTGGAAGGCGAAGCGGGTGGACCTCTCGGGCCTCCTGTCGCCCTCGCGCGCTCCGGAGTCCGAGGCCCGGCGCTGCGAGACGTCCCAGGTGAAGGACGTGTCGGACCACCTGGACCACGAGCTCATCCAGCTCGCCCGGTCCACCCTGGACGGGGGGCCGCCCACGCTGCTGGTGCGCCCGGTGAGCAACACCCACCGCGCGGTGGGCGCCATGCTCTCGGGCGACCTGGTGCGCCGCCATGGCTCCCAGGGCCTGCCGGATGGGCGGCTGCGCATCCGCCTCCGGGGCTCGGCGGGCCAGAGCTTCGGGGCGTTCCTCGCCAGTGGCGTGACGCTGGAGCTGGAGGGCGACTCCAACGACTACCTCGGCAAGGGCCTGTCCGGCGGACGCGTCATCGTCTACCCGCCCCAGGACAGCCGCTTCGTGCCCGAGGAGAACGTGCTCGTGGGCAACACCGTGCTCTACGGCGCCACGGCCGGCGAGGTGTACTTGCGAGGACTCGCCGGTGAGCGCTTCGCGGTGCGCAACAGCGGCGCCCAGGCGGTGGTGGAGGGCGTGGGCGACCACGGCTGCGAGTACATGACGGGCGGCGTGGTGGTGGTGCTCGGGCCCACCGGGCGCAACTTCGCCGCGGGCATGAGCGGCGGCCTGGCCTTCGTGCTCGACCGCGACCGCTCCTTCCGGGGCCGCTGCAACCTGGAGATGGTGGAGCTGGAGTCGCTGGTGGACGAGTCGGAGCTGTGGCTCGTGCACGGGATGATCGAGCGGCACCTGCACCACACCGGCAGCACGCTGGCGCGGCGGGTGCTCGACAACTGGGAGCTGATGGTGCCGCAGTTCGTGAAGGTGATGCCGACCGACTACAAGCGCGTGCTCCAGGCCCGCCGGGCGGCCCGTCGGCCTCCTCCGGCCCAACCGCCGCGCCTGCACGTCGTGGGAGGAGAGTGA
- a CDS encoding ricin-type beta-trefoil lectin domain protein, with the protein MNRKFRTFSTLTALFTGVAGLSSFAAPAPEPLSIPDISPEMLSAMQRDLGLTPEQSLRRMSVEMLAAHTEKRLAAQLGDTFAGAWMNEEGTQLIVAITDEANAPQVLREGAQPKLVARSLVQLNRLQASLDRLAERAPRGVGGWYVDITTNTVVVFGQDLTLAKAFIADSGLSDEAAVRVELTREEPRTVYDIRGGDAYYPTGVRCSIGFAVNGGFVTAGHCGGVGTATTGSGVAQGTVRGSTFPTNDYAWVQTNGSWASTPYVNNYAGGVVAVQGSNEAAVGSSICRSGSTTGWRCGTLEAKNITVNYSNGPVYGMVQTSACAEGGDSGGSFISGNQAQGVTSGVAGNCSTAGTKSFYQPLLPILSKYGLSLTTTGGGGGKAVRSRLNNKCIDIPNSNTNDGTQLQMWDCNGTGAQNWTWYSDGSLRALGKCMDVAWGSVDAGAIIQIATCSGNPAQKFVLSGAGDLVNPQSNKCVDIVDHNTNSGAKLIQWHCTGSANQKWYQ; encoded by the coding sequence ATGAACCGCAAGTTCCGCACGTTCTCCACCCTGACGGCGTTGTTCACGGGAGTCGCCGGCCTGTCCTCCTTCGCCGCTCCCGCGCCGGAGCCCCTGTCCATTCCCGATATCTCGCCGGAGATGCTGTCCGCGATGCAGCGCGACCTGGGCCTCACCCCGGAGCAGTCGCTGCGCCGGATGTCCGTGGAGATGCTGGCGGCGCACACGGAGAAGCGGCTGGCGGCGCAGCTGGGTGACACGTTCGCCGGCGCGTGGATGAACGAGGAGGGCACCCAGCTCATCGTCGCCATCACGGACGAGGCGAACGCTCCCCAGGTGCTGCGCGAGGGCGCCCAGCCCAAGCTCGTGGCCCGCAGCCTCGTGCAGCTCAACCGCCTGCAGGCGTCCCTGGACCGGCTCGCCGAGCGCGCTCCCCGGGGCGTGGGTGGCTGGTACGTCGACATCACCACCAACACCGTGGTCGTCTTCGGGCAGGACCTGACGCTCGCCAAGGCGTTCATCGCCGACAGTGGCTTGAGCGACGAGGCCGCCGTCCGCGTGGAGCTCACCCGGGAGGAGCCCCGGACGGTGTACGACATCCGCGGCGGTGATGCCTACTACCCCACGGGCGTGCGCTGCTCGATTGGCTTCGCCGTGAACGGGGGCTTCGTGACGGCGGGCCACTGCGGTGGCGTGGGCACGGCCACCACGGGCAGCGGCGTGGCGCAGGGCACGGTGCGCGGCTCCACCTTCCCGACCAACGACTACGCCTGGGTCCAGACGAATGGCTCCTGGGCCTCCACCCCCTACGTGAACAACTACGCGGGCGGCGTCGTCGCCGTGCAGGGCTCCAACGAGGCCGCGGTGGGTTCCAGCATCTGTCGCTCGGGTTCCACCACCGGCTGGCGCTGCGGCACGCTCGAGGCCAAGAACATCACCGTCAACTACTCCAACGGCCCGGTCTACGGCATGGTCCAGACGTCCGCGTGCGCCGAGGGCGGTGACTCCGGTGGTTCCTTCATCTCCGGCAACCAGGCCCAGGGCGTGACCTCGGGCGTGGCGGGCAATTGCAGCACCGCGGGGACGAAGTCCTTCTACCAGCCCCTCCTCCCCATCCTGAGCAAGTACGGCCTGTCGCTCACGACGACCGGTGGTGGCGGCGGCAAGGCGGTCCGGTCGCGGCTGAACAACAAGTGCATCGACATCCCGAACTCGAACACGAACGACGGCACGCAGCTGCAGATGTGGGACTGCAACGGCACGGGCGCCCAGAACTGGACGTGGTACTCGGACGGCTCGCTGCGCGCGCTGGGCAAGTGCATGGACGTGGCGTGGGGCTCGGTGGACGCGGGCGCCATCATCCAGATCGCCACCTGCAGCGGCAATCCGGCCCAGAAGTTCGTGCTCAGCGGCGCGGGCGACCTGGTCAACCCCCAGTCCAACAAGTGCGTGGACATCGTGGACCACAACACCAACAGCGGCGCCAAGCTCATCCAGTGGCACTGCACCGGCAGCGCCAACCAGAAGTGGTACCAGTAG
- a CDS encoding glutamate synthase subunit beta: protein MGKTTGFQEWKHVPAPKREKAERLKDSREFILPFPAEEAKRQAGRCMDCGVPFCHQGCPLGNPIPEFNDAIYRGRWKEAYVALSGTNNFPEFTGRLCPAPCEAACVLNIDQDPVTIEYLEKEIIERAFAEGWVKARPPAHRTGKRVAVVGSGPAGLAAAAQLNQAGHHVTVYERDDRPGGLLRHGIPDFKLEKSVLERRLKLMEEEGIEFRCGVDVGREPSYRALREEYDALVLAIGAQSGRDLDVPGRELSGVVMAMDYLTHQNRVVAGLTPLEPRFDAAGKRVLILGGGDTGSDCLGTALRQGAAHVMQGAHSPAPPMMRALDNPWPRWPIVFRTSSSQEEGGQREFGLVTKRLEGQDGRLKSVHTVKVELRPGADGKPRLVEIPGSESSLEVDLLVLAIGFTGPDTRVLAEQLGVKLTPRGNVQVDAHFATSEAGVFCAGDASRGASLIVWAFADGREAARSVDAYLNQSGSALPTRGKDYAIG, encoded by the coding sequence ATGGGCAAGACGACCGGTTTCCAGGAGTGGAAGCACGTGCCCGCCCCCAAGCGGGAGAAGGCCGAGCGCCTCAAGGACTCACGCGAGTTCATCCTCCCGTTCCCCGCCGAGGAGGCCAAACGCCAGGCGGGGCGGTGCATGGACTGTGGCGTGCCCTTCTGTCACCAGGGCTGTCCGCTGGGCAATCCCATCCCCGAGTTCAACGACGCCATCTACCGGGGCCGGTGGAAGGAGGCGTACGTCGCGCTGAGCGGCACGAACAACTTCCCCGAGTTCACCGGCCGCCTGTGCCCCGCGCCGTGCGAGGCCGCGTGCGTGCTCAACATCGACCAGGATCCGGTGACGATCGAGTACCTGGAGAAGGAGATCATCGAGCGCGCCTTCGCCGAGGGCTGGGTGAAGGCCCGTCCCCCGGCGCACCGCACGGGCAAGCGCGTGGCGGTGGTGGGCTCGGGTCCGGCGGGGCTCGCCGCGGCGGCGCAGCTCAACCAGGCCGGGCACCACGTCACGGTGTACGAGCGCGATGACCGGCCCGGTGGCCTGCTGCGCCATGGGATTCCCGACTTCAAGCTGGAGAAGTCCGTGCTGGAGCGGCGGCTCAAGCTGATGGAGGAGGAGGGCATCGAGTTCCGCTGCGGCGTGGACGTGGGCCGCGAGCCGAGCTACCGCGCGCTGCGCGAGGAGTACGACGCGCTCGTGCTGGCCATTGGCGCCCAGAGTGGCCGGGACCTGGACGTGCCCGGGCGGGAGCTGTCCGGTGTCGTCATGGCCATGGACTACCTGACGCACCAGAACCGGGTGGTGGCGGGCCTCACCCCGCTCGAGCCCCGCTTCGACGCGGCCGGCAAGCGCGTCCTCATCCTCGGAGGAGGCGACACGGGCTCGGACTGCCTGGGCACGGCGCTGCGCCAGGGCGCCGCGCACGTGATGCAGGGGGCGCACTCGCCCGCGCCACCCATGATGCGTGCCCTGGACAACCCGTGGCCCCGCTGGCCCATCGTCTTCCGCACCTCGTCGAGCCAGGAAGAGGGCGGACAGCGCGAGTTCGGCCTCGTCACCAAGCGCCTGGAGGGGCAGGACGGACGGCTCAAGTCCGTGCACACGGTGAAGGTGGAGCTGCGGCCCGGCGCGGATGGCAAGCCCCGCCTGGTGGAGATCCCCGGCTCGGAGAGCTCCCTGGAGGTGGACCTGCTCGTGCTCGCCATCGGCTTCACGGGGCCGGACACCCGGGTGCTGGCGGAGCAGCTGGGGGTGAAGCTCACGCCCCGGGGCAATGTGCAGGTGGACGCGCACTTCGCCACGTCGGAGGCCGGGGTGTTCTGCGCGGGGGATGCGAGCCGCGGCGCCAGCCTCATCGTCTGGGCGTTCGCGGATGGCCGCGAGGCGGCCCGGTCCGTTGACGCCTACCTGAACCAGAGCGGCTCCGCGCTGCCCACGCGCGGCAAGGACTACGCCATCGGCTGA